From the Oceanobacillus kimchii X50 genome, the window TTGTCGAAACTTATAAATATAACAAAACACATGACTCCCATGCCTTAATTCGGGCCCAGCAAGAAAGAGATTATTACATTTAGTAGATTCATCTTTTTCATTAACTAATGGCTCACCATGTTTTCCAAATTGAAATAGCTTGGGGATACGTGACGTACTTCCTTTAAATCCAGTTGCTAAAATTGGTTGTTTTGAAGTTGTGAATCTCTTGCCTTCCTGTGTATATACGTGATATTTATCATCTTTTTTTTCTACGGAAACAACAGTTTGGTTTTGTACTAATTCTATTCTTCCATTCATCATTGATTTTCTTAATCGCTTATAAGTATATGGCGTTAAAGCAGTACTTGGATCACTGCTGTCAATTTCCCATGTTGGGGTTTTTGCAATAAGTGTGGAACTTTTCTGTGCTTTGTCCAATTGACAAACGGCGTCCACTCCACTTTCATATCCGCCTATTACGATATATTGTTCTGAATCCATTTCTTCCCATGCTTGAATTTGGCTGCTATGAAGACAGTGTTCTGCTCCAGAAATAGCTTCTACAGCTGGATATTGATACTCTCCAGCTGCCCAAATAACATATTTACTTAGTACATCTCCTTTAGATGTCTCTATTTCAAAAAGTTGATCCTTTCGTTTATTGAGATTATATACTTCAAACTCCTCTTCTACCGGTAGAGCATAATGATCCACTAGTAAGTCTAAGTATTCCGCATAATCTTCTCCGATCGGGTGTTCTTCATCTAATGTATATGCTGGCGAGGTTTTTGGGGCAATCGCATTTAAATCCGTCTGCCCGAACCCTTGCGCTGGAAAGGAAGGAGTGATAAACCTCATTTCTATTGGCCAACGCCTGAAGGTCTCTCCTATAGTTCCTTTATCAACTATACAAAAACTCTCACAGCCCATCTGTTTCAGTAGTATTCCAATACCGATTCCCGATGCTCCAGCTCCAACGATAAGAACATCATAGTGTTTAACCATCTTATTCCTTCTTCCTATATCGTAAAGATTACGATTAAACTTTTAAAATTTTTTATCTTGAGATACATTTATGAAATTGTTCCTTTAATTTTTGCTTGTTTAAGTCTTTTCCGATAAATACGATCTCGCTTCTT encodes:
- a CDS encoding NAD(P)/FAD-dependent oxidoreductase — translated: MVKHYDVLIVGAGASGIGIGILLKQMGCESFCIVDKGTIGETFRRWPIEMRFITPSFPAQGFGQTDLNAIAPKTSPAYTLDEEHPIGEDYAEYLDLLVDHYALPVEEEFEVYNLNKRKDQLFEIETSKGDVLSKYVIWAAGEYQYPAVEAISGAEHCLHSSQIQAWEEMDSEQYIVIGGYESGVDAVCQLDKAQKSSTLIAKTPTWEIDSSDPSTALTPYTYKRLRKSMMNGRIELVQNQTVVSVEKKDDKYHVYTQEGKRFTTSKQPILATGFKGSTSRIPKLFQFGKHGEPLVNEKDESTKCNNLFLAGPELRHGSHVFCYIYKFRQRFAVVAEEIATRLALNTEVLEMYQKENFYLYDLSNCGERCEC